From a region of the Streptomyces tirandamycinicus genome:
- a CDS encoding MerR family transcriptional regulator, with protein sequence MSRGHMQIGEVAARTELSLRTIRHYEETGLVSPSARSQGGFRLYTEADVARLMVIRRMKPLGFTLDQMRELLAATDRLDSGEELPAAERAELLGRIRAFEQDAQRAVADLRVRLARAEEFAATLRERLPQDAAAP encoded by the coding sequence ATGAGCCGCGGGCACATGCAGATCGGCGAGGTCGCCGCGCGGACCGAGCTGTCGCTGCGCACCATCCGGCACTACGAGGAGACCGGCCTGGTCAGCCCGTCCGCCCGGTCCCAGGGCGGGTTCCGCCTCTATACCGAGGCCGACGTCGCCCGCCTGATGGTGATCCGCCGGATGAAGCCGCTGGGCTTCACCCTGGACCAGATGCGCGAACTGCTCGCCGCGACCGACCGCCTCGACTCCGGCGAGGAACTGCCCGCCGCGGAGCGCGCCGAACTGCTCGGGCGGATCCGCGCCTTCGAGCAGGACGCTCAGCGGGCCGTGGCGGACCTGCGCGTCCGGCTCGCCCGCGCCGAGGAGTTCGCCGCCACACTGCGCGAACGGCTTCCGCAGGACGCGGCCGCTCCGTGA